In Lactiplantibacillus pentosus, the sequence CGATGACCTGGTCACCGCGCTACACCAAGCCGGGATGCGTTTGATTTTAGACGGCGTCTTCAACCACGTGGGCGTGGATTCTAAGTATTTTAATCAGGCTGAAAAATACCCCACCGTGGGGGCGACGCAGTCCAAGGATAGCCCCTACTATCGGTGGTTTACCTTCATTCACTATCCGCAAGACTATGACAGTTGGTGGGGGATTCGGGACTTGCCGACGGTCGACAAGGAAGACCCGACCTACCGGGATTTTATCTTTGGCAAACCCGATTCGGTGATCGACTATTGGACGCAGCGGGGCGTTGACGGCTGGCGATTGGATGTGGCGGATGAACTGCCAGATGATTTTATTGCGGGGATTCGGCGGACTTTGGACCGCTATCCAGACAAAGTTCTGATTGGCGAAGTCTGGGAAGATGCCTCGCACAAGCTTGCGTACGGATTACGACGGCACTATCTGGAAGGCGGCGGACTGCATGCCGTGATGAATTACCCACTCCGGCGCTTGATCATTCACGTGCTGAACGGCATACTCAGCCCCGCAGAATGGTGGCGGGAGCTGATGACGTTGAAGGAAAACTATCCGGCGACGACCTTTCAGTATAATTTTAATAATATTGGGACGCACGATACGCCGAGAATCCTGACGATGCTAGAAGAGAACCAGCAACGGCTGCGTTTAGCAGTCCAGTTACTATTGACGCTTCCGGGAGTGCCGTGCCTCTACTACGGCGATGAAGCCCTGATGCTTGGCGGCAAGGATCCGGACAATCGGGCCTTTTATCCGTGGGCTGACGCTGATCAAGCGCAGGTGCAGTTTGTGACCGAGTGGCTGCACTGGCGCCGGCAACATCCTTGGTTGAATGCGGCCCACTTTGCGCCGTTTTACTTAGCGGACTACGGAATCGGCTACAGTTACTGGCAAGGCGACCAAACTGTCTTAGTCGTGATTAATGTGACGACTGAGCCGCGGACGGTCACCAGCCATGACTTGAAGTTAAGCGGCTTGCCGCTGGACTTAGCACGGGCGATTCAACATTGCTTGGTGACCCGGACGATTGGTGGCGAACAGTGTCGTGTTATTGAAAACTTTACTTGAACTTTACAGAAAATTGATAGTTGAATAACTTAGTCTGCAGTACATTAAGGATGTACTTTTTAATAGCACCCCGCTAATAACATGGAGACCAGACATGTTAAAAAGTATCCTAGCAATCCTTGCGTTGCGGTATTAGATTGCACGCAGCTTTTCTTGAAAAGCTGCGTGTTTTGTTATGCCTTGATAATTGCCCAAGTGGGACGTGTGCATGGCCAGCTGGAATGAAAGTTCAAGCACAATTCCAGCTCAATTTGCACGACCCGCCTATAATAGACCTGTACACAGCTTCGTGTGAGCTGAGATTGTCACACGTTGAATTATTATAGGGGGTAATTGTGTGTATCAAGCAGTTGTATTTTTTGATTTGGATGGCACCCTGATGCGCGACGACAAGACGGTGGCGCCAAGTAGCATTCAGGCCATTCGACAATTAAAAGCCAATCACATCTTGCCAGTCATTGCGACGGGCCGCAACGTCTTTGAAGTGCGCGACATCATGCAACAGACTGGGATTGATTCGATCGTGAGCGCCAACGGTAGTTATGTGGCTTATCAGGGCCACTTTTTGAGCGCGCACGAACTCGATAAGGATCTCTTGGCGGATGTGACCCACTTCGCCAATCGTCAGCAGCATGCCTTGGCTTACTATAATAACGCCGGTTTTGCGTTGAGCCATCGGGATGCCCTCACCGTCGATAATTATCAAACGCTCCATCAGACGGCAACGGTCGACCCGCAGTTCTACCAACACCGCCACATTAATTTCTTACTGACTTTTGACCCACTGAATGCTTCTCAGTATGCACGTCGCTACCGCGGTCGGCTCCATTTCGTCCGCAATAATCCGCGGGCCTTAGACACGATGCAGTGGGGTGTTTCTAAAGCAGTCGGCATCCGCGATATTTTGACCAAAGCGCACCTGACGACCGTCCCGACCTACGCATTCGGCGACCAATTAAACGACATTGAGATGTTCCGCATGGTCCAGACCCCAATCGCAATGGGCAACGGTCATCCACGCGTCAAACGGCTCGCTGCCTACGTTACCGCCGACAACATGCACGATGGGATCGCACAGGGGCTAAAGCACTTTGACTTGATTTGAAGCATTGGGACAAAATTTGTTTGAATTCAATAGCGGCAAGGCGTCATGATTAGACGGCTTGTCGCTTTTGGTTTAGGACATAAAGTCAAGACTGCCAGCTTAGAACCGCTGGAAATAGGGCGAGTTATCGTAAACATGCATTGGTAGATGCGTCCTAAGACGGCTTACAGGTGTTTCTGACAATTGCCGGAACGCAATGGACACAGATTTAAGCTGAAAACCACGTCTTAAATACTGGTCTTCCACTAACCAAGCACAAAACGCTTGCTAAGTGGAATTTCATTGCTGGGCATTGTCAGAAACGCCTTCCAGCCTGGACAGTATTCGAAAGGCAGGCATTTGCGGACTCAACTTTTTGTTGGATTAGTCGTTGGTTCTTAGTCCAAGATCATTTTGAAGTGCTACTGTCAGACTGATTTTTAATGATGACTAGACTTCCTAACCCATGCTTTAACTTTTCGTATCAGCAGCTTTACTGAATTTGTCAGAACTCTCGCTCGGCGCCTGAGATAGCAAAGTTTTGAATTCTAAACAAAGGCAATTTTATCGACTAGGTTCAAGACTATTTGTCACTGAAACTATTGGTATTGAAATTAGTCAATAATATTCAGATCATCTTTTCAGTACTCGAATGCCATAAAGCATACTCAATACTGATTCAATGTTTGCCTGAAGGATCATCCACCTAATATTCAATGGTCAATTGCACCCAGATAGGTGGCCGTTCATCCGCCATTCGAGCGGGTTCCCGACTGGAGGGGCTGGCTGACAATGCTCAGTAGCCAAATCGATGTCGGCTTACGTTCCAGCAATTGTCAGCCGGCCCCGGAAGTCGGAATCGGGCGCGCATCGGCTGACGAACAGGAATCCTACTAATCACTAAGTCAGATACCAAAATCCGGCTAATGTGCTCAATAAAAAAACGCCCGCATCAAGCTACTTTGATGCGAACGTTGAAAACAGAGACTAATTAAATTGGCATTCAGGCAGTAATCAGGCCGTAACCAGTTGTGACTGAATGTTGGCTAAGGTCAATTGGGTGGTGTCGGTGAAGTTGATGTCAGCGGCAGCTAACACGGTGGGGTCGCCGATGCCAATCGATGTTTCACCGGCGCCGTTGATGGATTGGACGCCGGCAGCCGCATCTTCGACCCCGATACATTCAGCGGGGCTCAGATTCAAAATTTCAGCGCCGCGCCGGAAGATTTCTGGATCTGGTTTACCATGCGTTAGCGTGGCGGGATCAACGGCCTTAGTGAAGTAGTGCCCCAGGCCTAATTTGCTCAACACTAGTGGCGCATTCTTAGAGGCTGAAGCCAGCGACATGGCATAACCATGGGCTTGCAATTCTGCTAAGAAATCAGTGATGCCTGGCAAAATGTTAGCGGGCGTCATTTGATTGACCAGTGCGAGATAATTAGTGTTCTTTTCGGCAGCTAATGCGGCTTTTTGGTCAGGGGTGAAGTCATTTTCTCGATGCCCACGGGCTAAAATCAAGTTCAGTGAATCCATCCGGCTGATACCTTTGAGCGCGTCGGCCAACTGGTCATCCCAACTCACGCCGACCTTGTCTGCAATTTGATGCCAAGCCTGACTATGAAAGACCGACGTATCCGTGATGACGCCATCGAGATCGAAGACAAATCCTTTGATTGCTGCAAATTCAACCATCGTTTTTTCCTCCTAATTTAACTGGCATAAGTGACTGACAGTGGTTTCTTAGCTTGTAATTGGTACGATTGCTTGCCGATAATGATCGTGCTTGGTTGATCAGCGGTGACGGTGACGCGCTGATGGTCAATGACGAAGACGTAGTGGATACCCCGGAACAGATGCTTGAATTTCAAAGTCTGCCAGTGGTCTGGCAACTGCGGATTGACTTGCAGGTGCTCACCGAGGGGACTGACACCACCAAAATTGCGGGTGGTCAGATTTAAAGTGGCACACATCACGCCTAAGTGAATGCCCTCTGCCGTGGTCCCGCCTTGAATATCGTAGTAATCGGAGGCGAGGGCTTCTGAGAACAGCTTCCAAGCGTCATCATCGTTGTCATCCAGCTGATTCAAGACCGCGTAAACGATGCGTGATAAGGTCGAACCATGGGTCGTGCGGGCCAGGTAGTACTGAATGTTGTGGGTCAAATACTCTTTAGGGAGTTGATACCCCATCTGTTCAATCAGACCCTGGACCGTTGGCACGTCAAAGTTGTAAAAGGCCATCAGGGCGTCCGCTTGTTTGGCGACTTGGTAGGCATCCGGCGTCTTATCTTCCGCCTTCAAGATGCGGTCCATCCGGGCAATATCGCCGTATTTTTGATGATAAGCCTGAAAATCAAGCTTCGGCAGATTGAAGTACCCTTCAAATTGGGCAATGACCCCGCGACGGTTGATTTCTAAGGCCAAATGATGACTAATATCCGTCAACTTTTGACTAGTGGCCGTATCGAAACTGGCCGCTTCAGCCGCTTGTTGGAAGGCCGACTGTGGCATTTGTGCTTTGAACTTCGTAATGATATCGAAGAGCCAGGCGACCATGATATTGGTATAGGCGTTATTCTTCAATCCCGGCTTAGTACTGTTCGGGTAATTTTCGTGGAATTCGTCGGGACCCATCACGCCACTAATATCGTATCGTCCAGTTTCTTCATTATAGGTCGCTTTACTGATCCAAAATGCGGCAATTGAGAGCAATAATTCCATCCCGTAACGATTGAGAAAGTCGCGGTCTTGCGTGACGTGGTAGTAGAACCAGACGTTGTAGGCAATATCTAACGAGACGTGGCGTTGTAGGCGGCTGTTGTCTGGATCCCAGGTCTTCGTGATGGGATTCAGATGGGTGAATTGCGACTGCTCGTCACCCTTTGAAGCGGATTGCCACGGGAACATAGCGCCGCGATAGCCTTCCGCCTGGGCATTTTTACGTGCAGCTGGTAATCGCCGGTAACGGTAGTACAGAAGTTGTTTGGCTAATTCTGGTCGGTGCAAGGTGTAGAACGGCAAAATGAACATTTCGTCCCAGAAGACGTGACCACGGTAAGCCTCGCCGTGTAATCCACGGGCCCCCACGGAAGCGTCTAGTTGGCCACTTTCAATGGCGGCAGCGGAAACGAAACTGTGGTAGATGTTCACCCGCAACAGGCGCTGACTAGTAATGTCGCCGCGAACTTTGATATCGGTCGTCCGCCAAGTTGCGTCCCAATAGTCCTTGCTGGCACTTGCCGTTTTGTCAAAACTGGACTGGTCGAGTTCGGCTTGGACCTGGGTCAACTGAGCGTCATCGGCGACGTTGCTCGTCGTGATCACGACGTCTTTATCAAACGTATAAGTCTTACCAGCTTCAACGGCTAGCGAGACGGTTTGTTGAACGCCCTGGGATTGTTGCGTGCTGTGGAAATTCTTGATGGCAGGTACGTCGGGACTGGTCAGTTGGGCACCAATCGTATAGTTGATGTGCGATGATTTAGTTTGTCCCGAGAGAAAAACGGTATTGGCCGCAGTCTCGATGCCCATCGTCTGTAAGTGATGCTGGTCAAAAACGTTGTAACGACTGACATTACTGTTGACGACGCTGCCATCGATTTCGGAATAAATCTGTAAGCTCCCGGCAAAGTTGAGCGGTGTCACTTGATAGCGGATGCTGTAACGGTGCCAGTCCTGCATGTTAGCGACCTTTTGTGAGCGAATCTTGAGCTGATGGCCGGAAGCCAGCTGAATGAGTTTGGTCGTTGTCAGAATCCCGGTTTTTAGATCGAGGCTGCGATAAACGTCTTGTAAGTCGTGTTCATTGAGTTGAAATGGCGTTTGGTGATCGATGCCAAACGTGATGAATTGTGCGTTCGGTAGATTGACTAAGTCTTCGTTGGTGACTTGGTGGTCATTGATGGTCGTCGTTTCTTGGTCGAAGACGCCGGCAACGTAGGTTCCTGGATAATTATCCTTGTCCGCGTGACTTTCCAAAAAGGCGCCACGTAGCCCGAAGTAGCCGTTACCAATCGTCAGCATGGCTTCTTGACCGTTATTACGGACGCCGTGGTACTGGCCGTAGTAATCGAGATGCCACTTTAAGTAGGCGCTCTTGGCTTTGACGGCCGCTGCCAGTCCGAGTTGCTCAACGGCGGCTTGACTAACGACCGGAATGTTCAGCAAGTTCGTTAACGCCAAGCCAACATCGATGCGGTCGTAGTTCACGCCGACGATCGTATCAGAGAAGGGGTACGATAAGCCGTTCTCAAGAATTGCCGCGTCAAATTTCAATCCTGCTAGGCGAACCTTGATGTTTTCCAGGTTTTCACCGATTGATTGGTCAGGATTATAAGCAATTAGGTAATGGACGGTCGCTTCTTGTCCCGATACCGGGTGATAGGCGATGTCCATCGCATCATTTTCAATTCGCAATCTAATAAGTTTCATTAGTTCACACTCCTTAGTTCGGTCATTAAAAATTGCATTCATTTAATTATAACTATGAAAATATTAGGTACACTTATAGCCTAGTCTCTTT encodes:
- a CDS encoding glycoside hydrolase family 13 protein translates to MQVTYNSFLPTYKTPFGAVTQQTPVQFTIGIQSVTPVKQVDLCVAHDGQWDDEATLPLRPVSPTTYTTTFIPTQVGLYFYYFRIETATTTVFYGCVDGGYGGPGVQYVLREHVQMYQLTILKAIETLPQWYREGVAYQIFVDRFNNGNADGHVNAPKANSFIYGRLTDRPLYVRDEHRAILRWDFYGGNLRGIRAKIPYLQQLGVTIVYLTPIFEASSNHRYDTGDFLKIDPVLGTLADFDDLVTALHQAGMRLILDGVFNHVGVDSKYFNQAEKYPTVGATQSKDSPYYRWFTFIHYPQDYDSWWGIRDLPTVDKEDPTYRDFIFGKPDSVIDYWTQRGVDGWRLDVADELPDDFIAGIRRTLDRYPDKVLIGEVWEDASHKLAYGLRRHYLEGGGLHAVMNYPLRRLIIHVLNGILSPAEWWRELMTLKENYPATTFQYNFNNIGTHDTPRILTMLEENQQRLRLAVQLLLTLPGVPCLYYGDEALMLGGKDPDNRAFYPWADADQAQVQFVTEWLHWRRQHPWLNAAHFAPFYLADYGIGYSYWQGDQTVLVVINVTTEPRTVTSHDLKLSGLPLDLARAIQHCLVTRTIGGEQCRVIENFT
- a CDS encoding glycoside hydrolase family 65 protein, yielding MKLIRLRIENDAMDIAYHPVSGQEATVHYLIAYNPDQSIGENLENIKVRLAGLKFDAAILENGLSYPFSDTIVGVNYDRIDVGLALTNLLNIPVVSQAAVEQLGLAAAVKAKSAYLKWHLDYYGQYHGVRNNGQEAMLTIGNGYFGLRGAFLESHADKDNYPGTYVAGVFDQETTTINDHQVTNEDLVNLPNAQFITFGIDHQTPFQLNEHDLQDVYRSLDLKTGILTTTKLIQLASGHQLKIRSQKVANMQDWHRYSIRYQVTPLNFAGSLQIYSEIDGSVVNSNVSRYNVFDQHHLQTMGIETAANTVFLSGQTKSSHINYTIGAQLTSPDVPAIKNFHSTQQSQGVQQTVSLAVEAGKTYTFDKDVVITTSNVADDAQLTQVQAELDQSSFDKTASASKDYWDATWRTTDIKVRGDITSQRLLRVNIYHSFVSAAAIESGQLDASVGARGLHGEAYRGHVFWDEMFILPFYTLHRPELAKQLLYYRYRRLPAARKNAQAEGYRGAMFPWQSASKGDEQSQFTHLNPITKTWDPDNSRLQRHVSLDIAYNVWFYYHVTQDRDFLNRYGMELLLSIAAFWISKATYNEETGRYDISGVMGPDEFHENYPNSTKPGLKNNAYTNIMVAWLFDIITKFKAQMPQSAFQQAAEAASFDTATSQKLTDISHHLALEINRRGVIAQFEGYFNLPKLDFQAYHQKYGDIARMDRILKAEDKTPDAYQVAKQADALMAFYNFDVPTVQGLIEQMGYQLPKEYLTHNIQYYLARTTHGSTLSRIVYAVLNQLDDNDDDAWKLFSEALASDYYDIQGGTTAEGIHLGVMCATLNLTTRNFGGVSPLGEHLQVNPQLPDHWQTLKFKHLFRGIHYVFVIDHQRVTVTADQPSTIIIGKQSYQLQAKKPLSVTYAS
- the pgmB gene encoding beta-phosphoglucomutase: MVEFAAIKGFVFDLDGVITDTSVFHSQAWHQIADKVGVSWDDQLADALKGISRMDSLNLILARGHRENDFTPDQKAALAAEKNTNYLALVNQMTPANILPGITDFLAELQAHGYAMSLASASKNAPLVLSKLGLGHYFTKAVDPATLTHGKPDPEIFRRGAEILNLSPAECIGVEDAAAGVQSINGAGETSIGIGDPTVLAAADINFTDTTQLTLANIQSQLVTA
- a CDS encoding Cof-type HAD-IIB family hydrolase, which gives rise to MYQAVVFFDLDGTLMRDDKTVAPSSIQAIRQLKANHILPVIATGRNVFEVRDIMQQTGIDSIVSANGSYVAYQGHFLSAHELDKDLLADVTHFANRQQHALAYYNNAGFALSHRDALTVDNYQTLHQTATVDPQFYQHRHINFLLTFDPLNASQYARRYRGRLHFVRNNPRALDTMQWGVSKAVGIRDILTKAHLTTVPTYAFGDQLNDIEMFRMVQTPIAMGNGHPRVKRLAAYVTADNMHDGIAQGLKHFDLI